Proteins encoded within one genomic window of Drosophila willistoni isolate 14030-0811.24 chromosome XL unlocalized genomic scaffold, UCI_dwil_1.1 Seg141, whole genome shotgun sequence:
- the LOC124460425 gene encoding uncharacterized protein DDB_G0271670-like, which yields TTNWQLRQTTTANVSRRPVLSVRKRIINTPHSSSSSSSSLSSSSSSAAAATSSSSLTQNAEFTTTTSKYNRLRSRLATTTITPAAANKLKSTGESATLLPATSHSNNNDIISQHKFQPASFALRRQFQTRRLTTLAPSTIADDSATEVPHTQNPLFKRRLTLTSTISAPRTTTVSATSETTTNLYANDDDDDQIAKSSIHTSRFNQILSEHGHSREDFDPPSSSSSSRPPTPPTKQPTEIGALSQGLRRQLIPRPRRPHSTTQTPATTAASNLDYSSPPLSRRQQSRRRPHKYIEVYSRPPSKPELASATLSRRRSASVDSDYYDNGQQQLTPGQRQRQKNSQPSSDPKVIVHGRGVIECLAQGNFPHPLNCRKFISCAKFEETGGIVGWEYTCPKGLTYDGVDGMCTPWSTSSGVEGGCRA from the exons ACAACCAACTGGCAGCTGCGTCAAACGACAACTGCCAATGTATCACGTCGTCCGGTCTTAAGCGTACGCAAGCGCATTATCAACACACCacactcatcatcatcatcttcatcatcattatcatcatcatcatcatcagcagcagcagcaacatcgtCATCTTCTTTAACGCAAAATGCAGAATTCACTACAACGACCTCTAAATATAATCGACTACGCAGTAGgctagcaacaacaacaataacaccagcagcagccaaCAAGTTGAAATCGACTGGGGAGTCAGCAACATTGTTGCCAGCAACAAGccatagcaacaacaatgacatCATCTCGCAACACAAGTTTCAACCAGCTAGCTTTGCCTTGCGCCGTCAATTTCAAACGCGTCGACTTACCACTTTGGCGCCATCAACAATTGCTGATGACAGCG CCACTGAAGTGCCACATACCCAAAATCCACTTTTCAAACGCCGACTGACCCTGACCTCCACAATATCAGCACCACGCACCACCACAGTCAGCGCCACCAGTGAAACCACCACGAATTTGTATGCtaacgacgatgatgatgatcagaTAGCAAAATCCAGTATACATACAAGTCGATTCAATCAAATATTATCCGAGCATGGACACTCTCGTGAGGACTTTGACCCGCCGTCGAGCAGTAGTAGCAGTCGTCCACCCACGCCTCCTACTAAGCAACCAACCGAAATTGGAGCATTGAGTCAGGGTTTAC GTCGTCAGCTTATACCACGTCCACGTCGACCACACTCAACTACACAAACTCCAGCCACAACGGCTGCATCTAATTTGGACTACTCCTCACCGCCGTTATCTCGACGACAGCAGAGTCGTCGGCGTCCACATAAATACATTGAAGTCTATAGCCGACCGCCGAGTAAGCCAGAATTAGCCTCAGCCACTTTAAGTAGGCGACGAAGTGCTTCCGTAGATTCCGATTACTATGACAATGGGCAGCAACAGCTCACTCCTGGGCAACGACAACGTCAAAAGAACAGCCAACCTTCGAGTGATCCCAAAGTCATTGTCCATGGTCGTGGCGTCATTGAATGCCTGGCCCAGGGCAATTTTCCGCATCCTTTGAATTGTCGAAAATTTATTtcctgtgccaaatttgaggAAACGGGCGGCATCGTTGGCTGGGAGTATACCTGTCCGAAGGGTCTCACCTATGATGGCGTTGATGGTATGTGCACCCCATGGTCAACATCCTCTGGTGTTGAAGGGGGCTGTCGTGCATAG
- the LOC6648353 gene encoding vitellogenin-2 — MNPLRLLCVMSCLVAATLATPSVGRRSNSLTDVENPSNWVSQNEIDELPSLNEVTLRRLQQMNTEEGANLLDKLYHLSQFNRIFKPDYSPEPSQIKGYIVGERGQKIEFNMDNFVQTVKRQENFGDDEVTIYIEGLPQSWNDEKKTTRTLVQAYQQRYNLQPYPNQQESNEDRTSSEEQQNQNRRKQNQQKDDTKTGDLIVINLGNSIEDFEQYAKLNVERIGEMLGNRLVELTNTVNVPQEVIHLIGQGAAAHVAGVAGRQFTRQTGHKLRRITGLDPAKLYGKPENKLSGLARGDADFVDAIHTSAYGMGTQERLGDVDFYPNGPSVGVPGADNVVEASLRATRYFAESVRPGNERNFPAVAASSYKEYKQNKGYGKRAYMGIATSYDIEGDYILQVNSKSPFGRNTPAQPQIGFHAVHEAWRQSPQQQRQ; from the exons ATGAATCCTCTGCGCCTCCTTTGTGTGATGTCCTGCCTGGTGGCAGCGACTTTGGCCACACCCAGTGTGGGTCGTCGCTCCAACTCGCTAACCGATGTCGAGAATCCCAGCAACTGGGTTAGCCAAAACGAAATCGATGAGTTGCCCAGCCTCAATGAGGTGACATTGCGCCGTCTGCAGCAGATGAACACTGAAGAGGGTGCCAATCTGCTGGACAAGCTGT ACCATCTATCCCAGTTTAACCGCATCTTCAAGCCCGACTACAGCCCAGAGCCCAGCCAGATTAAGGGTTACATTGTCGGCGAACGTGGACAAAAGATTGAATTCAACATGGACAACTTTGTGCAGACTGTGAAGCGTCAGGAGAACTTTGGCGACGATGAAGTGACCATCTACATTGAGGGTCTGCCCCAGAGCTGGAACGATGAAAAGAAAACCACCCGCACTCTCGTCCAGGCCTATCAGCAGCGCTACAACCTCCAGCCCTACCCCAACCAGCAGGAGAGCAACGAAGACCGCACCAGCAGTGAGGAGCAGCAAAACCAGAACCGCCGCAAGCAAAACCAACAGAAGGACGACACCAAGACCGGCGATCTGATCGTTATCAACCTTGGCAATTCCATTGAGGACTTTGAGCAATACGCCAAATTGAATGTGGAGCGCATCGGTGAGATGCTCGGCAACCGTCTGGTGGAACTGACCAATACCGTGAATGTGCCCCAGGAGGTGATCCATCTGATTGGTCAAGGAGCTGCTGCCCATGTTGCCGGTGTTGCTGGTCGTCAATTCACCCGCCAAACTGGACACAAGCTGCGCCGCATCACCGGTCTGGACCCCGCCAAGCTGTACGGCAAGCCAGAGAACAAGTTGAGCGGTTTGGCTCGCGGTGATGCCGACTTCGTTGATGCCATCCACACCTCGGCCTATGGCATGGGTACTCAGGAGCGTTTGGGCGATGTTGACTTCTATCCCAATGGCCCATCTGTTGGTGTTCCCGGTGCCGATAATGTTGTCGAGGCTAGCCTGCGTGCCACCCGCTACTTTGCCGAATCTGTTCGTCCTGGTAATGAGCGTAACTTCCCTGCCGTTGCTGCCAGCTCCTACAAGGAGTACAAACAGAACAAGGGCTATGGCAAGCGTGCCTACATGGGCATTGCCACCAGCTACGACATCGAAGGCGATTACATCCTCCAAGTGAACTCTAAGAGCCCCTTCGGTCGCAACACTCCTGCCCAGCCCCAAATTGGCTTCCATGCCGTGCACGAGGCCTGGAGACAGTCGCCCCAACAGCAGCGCCAGTAA